The Paenibacillus dendritiformis region TTCGTCGGATCCCATCCCCGCACCGCTTCCCAAGCGGCCGCATAGGCCGTACTGTCCGGCTCCAGCCAATATTGGCCGTCATCTACGGCCGTGAACGCCAGCGGCTGGAAGATGACGCCCGCTACCGTATTCGGAAATTGCGGCGATTGCAGACGGTTCATCACGACGGCCGCCACCGCGACTTGTCCGGTGTACGGCTCGCCGCGGGCTTCGCTGTAGACCGTGCGAGCAAGCATCTTCAATTCGTCAGCATTGACCGATACCCGCTTCAACGCTTTCCACGTGTTCGGGCCGGCGATGCCGTCAACCTTCAAGCCGTAGTCCTGTTGAAAACGGCGCACGGCCTGCGCTGTATGAGAACCGAATATTCCGTCCATAGGCTGACGGTAGTAATCCAGTATTTGCAGACGAAATTGCAAATCCCACACATCCCCGCTGTAGCTTCCTTGCTGGAGTGCAGGAGCGGCCGATGCCGCCGGAATGAAGGACGACAGACAAAGGATAACCGCCAAAAAAGGCAAAATAAGTTTCTTCATGCTTTTCCTCCCTTCCCCTGCATTATATAAACCGGGGAGGAGAGCCTCAATGCCAGGATATTGGTAATACAACTTCAAACTTCCAAGCGGCATACGCAATTGAACGGGAGTGCAAGATTTTATATTGCAAAATAAGTTGGAATCCGTTATGATGAAATGGCTTTCAAACAATATTTATTGTAACAAAGTGGTGTGCAGGTGTATCATAGCGATTAAAGATAAAATGATTGCTCTGAATCAATGAAAATAACCGATGAATTGAGGTCTGAACACGATGAGTATTGAAGTCGACTTTACCGATCGCTCGAAATTAAACCGAATATTAACAACAAATATTGATGATTTTATCCACATTGCGAAAGCGCTTTCGACCGAATTGAGAATCGAAATGTTTAAAAGCTTGCTGACAAGGCCGATGAACGTCGGGGAAATATCCGAGAAATTCAATATTCCTGCATCGACCGC contains the following coding sequences:
- the sleB gene encoding spore cortex-lytic enzyme yields the protein MKKLILPFLAVILCLSSFIPAASAAPALQQGSYSGDVWDLQFRLQILDYYRQPMDGIFGSHTAQAVRRFQQDYGLKVDGIAGPNTWKALKRVSVNADELKMLARTVYSEARGEPYTGQVAVAAVVMNRLQSPQFPNTVAGVIFQPLAFTAVDDGQYWLEPDSTAYAAAWEAVRGWDPTNGALYYFNPATATSKWIWSRQQTGKIGNHIFAI